The following coding sequences lie in one Candidatus Neptunochlamydia sp. REUL1 genomic window:
- a CDS encoding transposase, with protein sequence MRLGGGIDPLLPAPKGRHGNDDRRFLEAVYWVLRTRAPWRDLPSEFGS encoded by the coding sequence ATGAGATTGGGGGGGGGAATCGACCCTTTATTACCAGCTCCAAAAGGAAGGCATGGGAATGATGACAGACGGTTTTTAGAAGCTGTTTATTGGGTACTAAGAACAAGAGCTCCTTGGAGGGATTTACCTTCAGAGTTTGGTTCGTGA
- a CDS encoding aminotransferase class IV, whose amino-acid sequence MTTLVYINGQFIDGSEAKVSALDLSVLRGFGVMDYLRTYGGTPFRLRAHLERFVASAALLGLEVPVGMDVMEEVIQELISRGGFQETSVKVVLTGGVSTDQLMPEGEPTFFVVAYPFAPFPRRHFEEGIFLTTEVYQRPFPKAKSIHYLPAIIALRKAEKRGAVDVLFHDEKGWIRETGTANFFAIKKGKIITPKEGILEGITREVVMELCDVEEREIHRDEIGEFEGAFLASSNKEVMPVISIDNCVINNRVIPLTIRNLMQSFANHTKLSEKNLLHNI is encoded by the coding sequence ATGACGACGCTAGTATATATCAATGGACAGTTTATTGATGGATCTGAGGCAAAGGTTTCGGCTTTGGACTTGAGTGTGCTTAGAGGTTTTGGGGTGATGGATTATCTCAGAACTTATGGAGGGACGCCTTTTCGTTTGCGTGCCCATTTGGAACGTTTTGTCGCATCGGCGGCGCTACTTGGACTTGAGGTTCCGGTGGGAATGGATGTGATGGAAGAGGTTATTCAAGAGCTTATTTCTCGGGGAGGATTTCAAGAGACGAGCGTTAAGGTGGTGCTTACTGGGGGAGTTTCCACGGATCAGTTGATGCCGGAGGGAGAGCCAACTTTTTTTGTGGTGGCTTATCCTTTTGCTCCGTTTCCGAGGAGGCATTTTGAAGAGGGGATTTTTCTGACGACAGAGGTTTATCAACGTCCTTTTCCTAAAGCAAAGAGTATCCATTATCTCCCAGCGATTATTGCGCTTAGAAAGGCAGAAAAAAGAGGCGCTGTGGATGTTTTGTTTCATGATGAAAAGGGGTGGATTCGAGAAACGGGCACGGCGAACTTTTTTGCGATCAAAAAAGGGAAAATCATCACACCGAAGGAAGGGATTTTAGAGGGGATTACGCGCGAGGTTGTGATGGAGCTTTGTGATGTAGAGGAGAGGGAAATCCATAGGGATGAAATTGGGGAGTTCGAAGGAGCTTTTTTAGCGTCGAGCAATAAGGAAGTGATGCCGGTTATTTCGATTGATAACTGTGTTATTAATAATCGCGTTATCCCTTTAACGATTCGCAATCTAATGCAATCCTTTGCAAATCACACAAAACTTTCTGAAAAAAACCTATTGCACAATATTTAA
- a CDS encoding histone, with translation MALKDTVKKMERMLMDLAVDLRKASEKGNRAASQRVRTGTITFAKVAKQYRKESVSAEKKGSGKKRKKAKKTTRKKVAKKKTTKKKAVHKKAPVRKKKVARKKRR, from the coding sequence ATGGCACTCAAGGATACAGTCAAAAAAATGGAGAGGATGTTAATGGATCTAGCAGTGGATCTTAGAAAGGCATCTGAAAAGGGGAATCGCGCTGCTTCTCAACGCGTGCGTACGGGAACAATTACGTTTGCAAAGGTTGCTAAGCAATATCGAAAAGAGTCTGTTTCTGCCGAAAAGAAAGGAAGTGGCAAAAAGCGAAAAAAGGCGAAGAAAACAACACGCAAAAAAGTTGCGAAGAAAAAAACAACAAAGAAAAAAGCAGTTCACAAAAAAGCGCCGGTTCGAAAGAAAAAAGTTGCTCGCAAAAAGCGTCGTTGA
- the rlmD gene encoding 23S rRNA (uracil(1939)-C(5))-methyltransferase RlmD: MELQLKIHKYSKRGHGLAPLPDRPSQAEVVGSVIGDTVEVELGKKKKKAYSTTLLNVLNPSADRVAPRCKHVGKCGGCTWQQKKYEAQLKAKQEMLKSLFPIEPLPIIPCDDPWEYRNKMEFSFSQNRDGEKFLGLMIAKSKGRVINLEECHLTSPWFIEVLKAVREWWEKSPLKAYHMYSDTGTLRTLTLREGSEGKMVFLTISGNPEYCIPGKEILAFKEAVRKVISNPSLFLRIQRIAKGTPTEFYEMHLGGPEQIEETLRVKGRDLTFKISPDSFFQPNPRQAEKLYTRALEIAAPEAGDMVFDLYCGTATLGIVFAPYVKKVQGIELSPYAVCDAEVNIKANRAKNIAVYKGDVGERLSLVSEAPDLAIIDPPRCGLNPRALKHLIRLVPKKILYISCNPKTQSENLTALLEAGYLLKTVQGVDQFPHTVHLETIALLEKP, encoded by the coding sequence ATGGAGCTTCAATTAAAAATTCACAAATATTCAAAAAGAGGTCACGGCCTCGCCCCCCTTCCAGATAGACCAAGCCAAGCAGAAGTTGTAGGCTCTGTAATTGGTGATACGGTTGAAGTGGAGCTAGGAAAGAAAAAGAAAAAGGCCTATTCAACAACGCTTTTAAATGTCTTGAACCCTTCTGCAGATAGGGTGGCCCCAAGGTGCAAACATGTAGGGAAGTGCGGCGGTTGCACGTGGCAGCAGAAAAAATATGAAGCGCAGCTGAAGGCAAAGCAAGAGATGTTAAAGTCTCTTTTTCCAATCGAGCCTCTTCCGATTATTCCTTGCGATGATCCTTGGGAATATCGGAATAAAATGGAGTTTTCTTTTTCGCAGAATCGAGATGGAGAGAAGTTTCTTGGTTTGATGATTGCAAAGAGCAAGGGGCGGGTGATCAACTTGGAGGAATGTCATCTCACAAGTCCATGGTTTATAGAGGTGCTTAAGGCTGTTCGAGAATGGTGGGAAAAAAGTCCGCTTAAGGCTTACCACATGTACTCAGATACTGGCACACTTCGCACCTTGACGCTGAGGGAAGGAAGTGAAGGAAAGATGGTTTTCCTAACCATTTCTGGAAATCCCGAATATTGTATCCCCGGCAAGGAAATTCTCGCCTTTAAGGAGGCGGTACGGAAGGTGATTTCAAACCCTAGCCTATTCCTCCGCATTCAGCGGATTGCTAAAGGGACACCCACAGAGTTTTATGAGATGCACCTTGGCGGGCCTGAGCAAATAGAGGAAACGCTTCGTGTGAAGGGAAGAGATTTAACGTTTAAAATCAGTCCGGATTCGTTTTTTCAACCGAATCCACGGCAGGCAGAAAAACTTTACACGCGCGCTCTAGAGATTGCGGCGCCCGAGGCGGGAGATATGGTGTTCGATCTATATTGCGGCACGGCGACGCTTGGGATTGTCTTTGCGCCCTACGTTAAAAAGGTGCAGGGAATTGAGCTAAGCCCTTATGCGGTATGTGACGCAGAAGTGAACATTAAAGCAAATAGGGCGAAGAATATTGCGGTCTATAAGGGCGATGTGGGAGAGAGGTTGTCGCTTGTTTCCGAGGCGCCTGATCTTGCGATCATTGATCCTCCTCGCTGCGGTCTCAATCCGAGGGCTCTCAAACATTTGATACGTCTTGTGCCCAAAAAGATTTTATACATTTCATGCAATCCCAAAACACAAAGTGAAAATTTAACTGCACTTTTAGAGGCGGGATATCTCTTAAAAACAGTGCAGGGGGTCGATCAATTCCCCCATACAGTTCACTTAGAGACGATTGCTCTCCTCGAAAAACCCTAA
- the yajC gene encoding preprotein translocase subunit YajC: protein MKKALYLLAPLFASATLFAEEAAPAARQQSMWQTLMMIGIALVFFYMILWRPEQKRRKKMQQQRASMKKGDRVTAMGIVGTLVRTEQETVILKMVDGAKIEVMKAAISDVKPGSEVQVEAAEAQTNGA from the coding sequence ATGAAAAAAGCTTTATATCTTCTCGCTCCGCTGTTTGCTTCAGCAACTCTTTTTGCTGAAGAAGCAGCTCCTGCAGCACGTCAACAAAGCATGTGGCAAACCCTAATGATGATTGGAATTGCTCTTGTGTTCTTTTACATGATTCTTTGGCGTCCTGAGCAAAAAAGACGTAAGAAGATGCAACAGCAACGAGCTAGCATGAAGAAAGGGGATCGAGTGACTGCAATGGGAATCGTTGGAACGCTTGTGCGCACTGAGCAAGAGACTGTGATTCTAAAGATGGTTGATGGCGCCAAGATTGAAGTGATGAAGGCTGCAATTTCTGATGTTAAGCCTGGAAGCGAAGTTCAAGTTGAGGCGGCTGAAGCCCAAACAAACGGCGCTTAA